In Bacillus sp. NP247, one DNA window encodes the following:
- a CDS encoding class II fructose-bisphosphate aldolase: MPLVSMKEMLNTALEGKYAVGQFNMNNLEWTQAILAAAEEEKSPVILGVSEGAARHMTGFKTVVAMVKALIEEMHITVPVAIHLDHGSSFEKCKEAIDAGFTSVMIDASHHPFEENVETTKKVVEYAHARNVSVEAELGTVGGQEDDIIAEGVIYADPAECKHLVEATGIDCLAPALGSVHGPYKGEPNLGFKEMEEVRDFTGVPLVLHGGTGIPTADIVKAISLGTSKINVNTENQIEFTKAVREALNKDQEVYDPRKYIGPGRDAIKATVAGKMREFGSNGKA; this comes from the coding sequence ATGCCTTTAGTTTCTATGAAAGAAATGCTAAACACAGCACTAGAAGGAAAATACGCAGTTGGTCAATTCAACATGAACAACTTAGAGTGGACTCAAGCTATCTTAGCTGCTGCGGAAGAAGAAAAATCTCCTGTAATCTTAGGTGTATCTGAGGGTGCAGCTCGTCATATGACTGGTTTCAAAACAGTTGTAGCTATGGTTAAAGCTTTAATCGAAGAAATGCACATCACTGTACCTGTAGCTATTCACCTTGACCATGGTTCAAGCTTCGAAAAATGTAAAGAAGCAATCGATGCAGGTTTCACATCTGTAATGATCGACGCTTCTCACCACCCATTCGAAGAAAACGTTGAAACTACTAAAAAAGTGGTAGAATACGCACACGCTCGTAACGTATCTGTTGAAGCTGAGCTTGGAACAGTTGGCGGACAAGAAGACGACATTATCGCTGAAGGCGTAATTTACGCTGATCCTGCAGAGTGTAAGCACCTTGTTGAAGCAACAGGTATCGATTGCCTAGCTCCAGCTTTAGGTTCTGTACACGGTCCTTACAAAGGTGAGCCTAACTTAGGATTCAAAGAAATGGAAGAAGTTCGCGACTTCACTGGCGTACCTTTAGTATTACACGGTGGTACTGGTATCCCAACTGCTGATATCGTAAAAGCTATTTCTTTAGGTACTTCAAAAATTAACGTAAACACTGAGAACCAAATTGAGTTTACAAAAGCTGTTCGTGAAGCATTAAACAAAGACCAAGAAGTTTACGATCCTCGTAAATATATTGGACCTGGCCGCGACGCTATCAAAGCAACTGTTGCTGGTAAAATGCGTGAGTTCGGTTCTAACGGTAAAGCGTAA